One segment of Radiobacillus kanasensis DNA contains the following:
- the addB gene encoding helicase-exonuclease AddAB subunit AddB, which translates to MGIRFMIGKAGAGKSSEVLHEIEEKLKQDPQGPPILYIVPDQMTFQQEYALLKKEGITGSIRAQVFSFSRLAWRIFQETGGGTRKHISSTGIQMLLRKITEERTSDWSMFQKAIEKQGFIQQLETMLSEFKRYRVTPEVLREQMATMDQYKHPYPGELALRNKLDDLTYIFDHMSEELAGHYMDSEDQLQLLAEKIDEADFLVGSEIYLDGFHRFTPQELLVVEALLKRANQVTVTLSMDHPEQMEHISELDLFCQTKETYQTVASLARELGIEVEAPIVLEPTEGRFRDRKYFAHLEANFDVRPAPAYQEAAPIQIAQAVHPRAEVEGMAQEILRLVRENNYRYKDMAIFIRQTEVYHDLIDTVFEDYGIPVFIDEKRTMLNHPLIELLRSGLDVVEGNWRYDTVFRLLKTGFIPITDSEHPLTPDAIDELENYVLEYGVRGRGRWLEEKPWIFQRFRGFDQASQTDKERQMQEKINRYRNQVKMALQEFDAKLRDANTVVERAEAIYMWLEEMEVPQQLERIRNRYDDEGETEAGREQEQVWDGVVQLLDEMVEIIGEQNMSLSIFRTVLETGLESLKFSHVPPSMDHVVIGSIDRSRMMGVKCAFLLGVNEGVWPMKPPSDGMITEEERSLLAEHGMKLADGTKRQLLDDWFYVYLAFTAARDRLWVSYPLSDEEGKSKVPSQLIRRLEALFPNLDHILLQDAEEERSAKRFITTPIKTRSALTAQLAKSLRGYPVNQVWYHVLNWYVNREGKASTTHTILQSLYYQNVPTNLSKETTEQLYPKKVLASVSRLEMFYRCSYQHFAQYSLGLQERRTYKLDAPDIGQLFHEALKQITEWIQQEGKEFSDLQKEDATKYAGKAIQHLGPILQHQILHSSNRYQYIQQKLQEVIARAAFVLGEQARQSKFAPVGLELGFGPNQQLPPITLDLPNGYEIQLRGRIDRVDKGMLEDQLFLRIIDYKSSAKGLNLTEVYYGLALQMLAYLDVVLAHSETWLGVKASPAGVLYFHVHNPMISDNKKLSDTDIEDALFKKFKMQGLLLEDKQIAQMMDVNMEGGMSKIIPAGLKNNGDFRKGSHTAEQETFQQLQGHIRALMTDAGMNMTSGKVDLNPFQQKQQTACTFCSFRSVCQFDSTLKENNYRRLQDMKDDDVLEAIRRKDDQ; encoded by the coding sequence TTGGGGATCCGATTTATGATAGGCAAAGCAGGAGCGGGAAAAAGTAGCGAAGTTCTCCATGAAATAGAAGAGAAATTAAAACAGGACCCACAAGGGCCACCTATTTTATATATCGTGCCAGATCAAATGACGTTTCAACAGGAGTACGCCTTGCTTAAGAAGGAAGGGATTACGGGAAGTATTCGCGCACAAGTATTTAGTTTTTCCCGACTGGCGTGGAGAATATTTCAGGAGACGGGTGGAGGAACGAGAAAGCATATTAGCTCAACTGGTATTCAAATGCTGTTAAGAAAGATTACAGAGGAACGGACAAGCGATTGGAGTATGTTCCAAAAGGCCATTGAAAAACAGGGCTTTATTCAGCAACTGGAGACGATGCTATCTGAGTTTAAACGGTACAGAGTTACGCCAGAAGTTTTAAGAGAGCAAATGGCAACGATGGATCAGTACAAGCACCCATATCCAGGGGAGCTGGCACTGCGAAATAAGCTGGACGATTTAACGTACATTTTTGATCATATGTCAGAGGAACTGGCAGGTCATTACATGGATAGTGAGGATCAGTTACAGCTGTTAGCTGAAAAAATAGACGAGGCTGATTTTTTGGTGGGTTCTGAGATTTATCTGGATGGGTTTCACCGTTTCACTCCACAAGAACTACTTGTAGTCGAAGCGTTGTTGAAGCGGGCAAATCAAGTGACGGTTACCTTGTCGATGGATCATCCTGAGCAAATGGAGCATATTTCTGAATTAGATTTGTTCTGTCAAACGAAGGAAACGTATCAGACGGTAGCTTCGCTAGCCAGAGAATTAGGGATAGAAGTTGAAGCGCCAATTGTATTGGAACCAACCGAAGGGCGCTTTCGTGATCGGAAATATTTTGCTCACTTAGAAGCAAATTTTGATGTGCGACCAGCACCTGCTTATCAAGAAGCTGCACCTATTCAAATCGCCCAAGCCGTTCATCCCCGCGCAGAAGTGGAAGGGATGGCTCAAGAAATTCTTCGTCTCGTACGAGAAAATAACTATCGCTACAAAGATATGGCTATCTTTATTCGCCAAACGGAAGTGTACCATGACTTAATTGATACCGTGTTTGAGGATTACGGAATTCCCGTTTTTATCGACGAAAAACGGACGATGCTGAACCATCCACTCATCGAATTACTTCGCTCAGGCTTAGATGTGGTCGAAGGGAATTGGCGTTATGATACGGTATTTCGTTTATTGAAAACAGGTTTTATTCCGATTACCGACTCCGAACATCCGCTAACACCAGATGCGATCGACGAGCTAGAAAATTATGTTCTAGAGTATGGGGTTCGTGGAAGAGGGCGATGGTTGGAGGAGAAACCGTGGATTTTTCAACGTTTTAGAGGATTTGACCAAGCATCGCAAACGGATAAAGAACGGCAAATGCAAGAAAAAATCAACCGTTATCGAAATCAAGTGAAAATGGCTTTACAGGAATTTGATGCCAAGCTTCGGGATGCCAACACTGTTGTCGAGCGAGCGGAAGCTATTTATATGTGGTTAGAAGAAATGGAAGTCCCTCAGCAGCTAGAAAGAATTCGAAATCGTTATGATGATGAAGGAGAAACTGAAGCGGGGCGTGAGCAAGAACAAGTCTGGGATGGGGTCGTTCAGTTACTCGACGAAATGGTGGAAATAATCGGCGAACAAAACATGTCCTTGTCTATCTTCCGTACCGTACTGGAAACAGGGTTAGAATCCTTGAAGTTTTCTCATGTACCGCCGAGTATGGACCATGTCGTGATTGGGTCTATTGACCGTTCGCGGATGATGGGAGTAAAGTGCGCCTTTTTGTTAGGAGTGAATGAAGGCGTATGGCCGATGAAGCCACCGAGTGATGGCATGATTACCGAAGAAGAACGCTCCTTGTTAGCAGAGCATGGCATGAAGCTTGCGGACGGCACAAAGCGTCAGCTTCTTGATGATTGGTTTTACGTGTACCTTGCTTTTACAGCAGCCCGTGACCGGTTATGGGTAAGCTATCCACTCAGTGATGAAGAAGGAAAATCGAAAGTTCCATCGCAGTTGATTCGGAGATTAGAGGCGCTGTTTCCGAATCTAGACCATATCCTGCTTCAAGATGCAGAGGAAGAAAGAAGTGCCAAGCGTTTTATTACGACACCCATTAAAACGAGATCTGCCCTTACCGCACAGTTGGCCAAAAGCTTACGCGGTTATCCGGTAAACCAGGTTTGGTACCATGTATTGAATTGGTACGTGAATCGAGAAGGAAAAGCGAGTACGACGCACACGATTTTACAGAGTCTGTACTATCAAAATGTCCCGACGAATCTATCAAAAGAGACGACGGAACAGCTCTACCCGAAAAAAGTACTGGCGAGTGTTTCTCGCTTGGAAATGTTCTATCGATGCTCGTACCAGCATTTTGCTCAATATAGCTTAGGACTGCAGGAACGAAGAACGTATAAATTAGATGCGCCGGATATTGGCCAGCTGTTCCACGAAGCTTTGAAGCAGATTACCGAGTGGATACAACAAGAGGGCAAGGAATTTTCTGATTTACAAAAAGAAGATGCGACTAAATACGCGGGTAAAGCCATCCAACATCTTGGCCCAATCCTGCAGCATCAAATTTTACACAGCTCAAACCGCTATCAATATATTCAGCAAAAGCTGCAAGAAGTGATTGCTCGGGCTGCCTTTGTACTAGGGGAGCAAGCCCGTCAAAGTAAGTTCGCTCCTGTAGGATTGGAACTTGGATTTGGGCCGAATCAACAACTTCCCCCGATTACACTGGATCTTCCTAATGGATATGAGATTCAGTTAAGAGGTCGAATTGACCGGGTCGATAAAGGGATGCTGGAGGATCAATTATTCCTCCGCATCATTGATTATAAATCGAGTGCCAAAGGGTTGAATCTGACAGAAGTGTATTATGGATTAGCCCTACAGATGCTTGCTTATTTAGATGTTGTGCTTGCGCATTCTGAAACATGGCTTGGGGTAAAAGCATCTCCAGCCGGTGTTTTATATTTCCATGTTCATAACCCGATGATTTCAGATAACAAAAAGCTTTCGGATACTGATATTGAAGATGCTTTATTTAAAAAATTTAAAATGCAAGGCTTGCTTTTAGAAGATAAACAAATTGCCCAAATGATGGACGTTAATATGGAAGGCGGAATGAGTAAAATTATCCCTGCTGGGTTGAAAAACAATGGGGATTTCCGGAAAGGTTCTCATACCGCAGAGCAAGAAACCTTCCAACAGCTCCAAGGTCATATTCGAGCGTTAATGACCGATGCGGGAATGAATATGACGAGTGGAAAGGTAGATTTAAATCCATTCCAACAAAAGCAACAAACAGCGTGTACATTTTGTTCATTCCGTTCGGTATGTCAATTTGATTCTACGCTGAAAGAAAATAATTATCGAAGATTGCAAGATATGAAGGATGACGATGTGTTAGAAGCTATTCGAAGAAAGGACGATCAGTAA
- the addA gene encoding helicase-exonuclease AddAB subunit AddA, whose protein sequence is MPQWTKEQEEAIYSHGSHILVAAAAGSGKTAVLVERIIQKLLNRENPIDIDRLLVVTFTNAAAQEMRNRVGEALEKALETNPGSHHLKKQLSLLQQASISTLHSFCLDVVKKHAYLLDIDPGFRIADDIEADMIRQEVLEDLFEEWYAKEGEEQAAFFQVVDRFSSDRSDLEVEELISTLFNFAMQHPSPDGWLDEMASMYQVEETADESSIPWLAIIKREVESQLHAMQAEAEAALALTKESDGPYQYADAIDVDLAMVQEAKAKLALSWDTLRDTMLELSFPALSRKKMDCSEEKKEKVKKLRDSYKKRWKGLAEDWFSRQLSSYLQDMNELYPTMKQLTVLVRDFKDRYTTMKKEKALVDFSDLEHYCLRVLLDESSEPGNWIPSSVAKEFKQKFTEVLVDEYQDTNLVQETILSLISDQEHAGNMFMVGDVKQSIYRFRHAEPSLFLNKYKLFAEESNPGKRIDLARNFRSREQVLSATNYVFRQLLNEEVGEMNYEKDAELIYANKIYDDLTMHDAEAELVIIDRETNEEKEQQQDGEEDFQDLEKAQLEARAYGQRIKGWIGNENNSPLQVVDKGTGTHRNIQYRDIVVLLRSMTWAPTIVEELKKQGIPVYAELSTGYFEAIEVKILLSVLKVIDNPKQDIPLAAVLRSPIVGLNEEDLAQIRLNKKQDSYYDALITFDTDDSDKREKLNQFLKQLQEWRRRARQGSLSELIWQIYRETGYYDFVGGIPGGRQRQANLRALYDRARSYESTSFRGLFRFLRFIERMEERGDDLGAARALGEQEDVVRIMTIHKSKGLEFPIVILGAMDKQFNEQDLKQKYLLHKDLGFGSKYIDPLKRIMYPTLAYHALKKEKQRELLAEEMRVLYVALTRAKEKLVMVGNVASFEKKQEKWQEIIDHPEWVLPPHYRLETKSYLDWVAPSLIRHATNESLRNVDLTIQVPEEIRNDPSSWKVEIMHGSELANLVEEDDGKDFDLQEVITEWKPIPNLDKETDQEVDRILSYKYPHEKAALHRAKQSVTELKRQRQLQDAYSDHQLIEAYKAPIVKRPRFMQKQKALTASEKGSALHTVMQHLPLTKVWSESEINEMVASYVTKEILTAEEAETINAKDIITFLESDLGQRVIEADQVHREIPFSFVLPAHEVYADWEKSTSEQVLIQGVIDCAIPFKDGWVIMDYKTDAMPKQITDAVMEKYGNRYETQLTLYGRALEEIWRKPVYEKYLYFFNGPFQVKM, encoded by the coding sequence ATGCCGCAGTGGACGAAGGAACAAGAAGAAGCGATCTATTCGCATGGCAGTCATATTCTAGTAGCCGCTGCAGCAGGTTCTGGAAAAACGGCTGTTCTCGTAGAACGAATTATTCAAAAACTTTTAAATAGGGAGAACCCGATTGATATTGACCGTTTACTTGTCGTAACATTCACGAATGCAGCAGCTCAGGAAATGCGAAATCGGGTTGGAGAAGCGTTAGAAAAAGCGTTAGAGACCAATCCAGGTTCTCATCATTTAAAGAAGCAGCTATCCTTGTTACAGCAGGCTTCCATATCAACGCTACACTCCTTCTGTTTAGATGTAGTGAAAAAGCATGCCTATTTGCTGGATATTGATCCAGGCTTTCGCATTGCCGATGACATCGAAGCCGATATGATTCGTCAAGAAGTGCTAGAGGATTTATTTGAGGAGTGGTATGCGAAAGAAGGCGAAGAACAAGCGGCCTTCTTTCAGGTTGTCGACCGATTTTCCAGTGATCGAAGTGACTTAGAAGTAGAAGAATTAATTTCAACATTGTTTAACTTTGCAATGCAACATCCTTCTCCAGACGGGTGGCTTGACGAAATGGCAAGCATGTATCAAGTAGAGGAAACAGCTGACGAATCTTCCATCCCGTGGCTGGCTATTATTAAGCGAGAAGTAGAAAGTCAGCTCCATGCCATGCAGGCAGAAGCGGAAGCAGCATTAGCTTTGACAAAAGAAAGTGATGGACCTTATCAATACGCGGATGCGATTGATGTGGACCTAGCGATGGTTCAGGAAGCTAAAGCGAAGTTAGCTTTATCCTGGGACACCTTGCGTGATACGATGCTAGAACTAAGTTTTCCAGCATTATCTCGTAAAAAAATGGATTGTTCCGAGGAAAAGAAAGAAAAAGTGAAAAAACTGCGCGACTCCTACAAGAAAAGATGGAAAGGATTAGCAGAAGATTGGTTTTCACGACAGCTCTCTTCTTACTTACAAGATATGAATGAGCTTTACCCAACAATGAAACAGTTGACAGTACTCGTACGAGATTTCAAAGATCGATATACAACCATGAAAAAAGAAAAAGCACTCGTCGACTTTTCTGATCTAGAGCACTATTGTTTGCGCGTCCTTCTAGATGAAAGTTCCGAACCAGGGAATTGGATTCCATCCAGTGTAGCAAAAGAGTTTAAGCAAAAGTTTACCGAAGTCCTAGTGGATGAATATCAGGATACGAACTTGGTGCAAGAAACGATTCTATCCCTTATTTCCGATCAAGAGCACGCAGGTAACATGTTTATGGTGGGAGATGTAAAGCAAAGTATTTATCGATTCCGCCATGCCGAGCCTAGTCTATTCTTAAACAAGTACAAGTTGTTTGCGGAGGAATCAAACCCAGGCAAACGAATTGATCTAGCCCGGAACTTCCGCAGTCGGGAACAAGTGCTTTCGGCTACCAATTATGTTTTCAGGCAGCTCCTTAACGAAGAAGTTGGCGAAATGAATTACGAAAAGGACGCTGAACTTATTTATGCGAACAAAATCTATGATGATTTAACGATGCACGATGCCGAAGCAGAGTTAGTGATCATTGACAGGGAAACAAACGAAGAAAAAGAGCAGCAACAAGACGGCGAGGAAGATTTTCAAGACTTAGAGAAAGCCCAACTAGAAGCAAGAGCTTATGGACAACGCATTAAAGGCTGGATTGGAAATGAGAATAACTCCCCTTTACAAGTTGTTGATAAAGGAACCGGAACACACCGCAATATTCAATATCGTGATATTGTGGTATTGCTTCGATCGATGACATGGGCACCGACGATTGTGGAGGAGTTAAAAAAACAAGGGATACCCGTTTATGCGGAGCTATCCACGGGATATTTTGAAGCCATTGAAGTGAAGATATTGCTTAGTGTATTAAAGGTCATCGATAACCCGAAACAGGATATTCCACTGGCTGCTGTATTACGTTCCCCAATTGTCGGGCTAAATGAAGAGGATTTAGCGCAAATTCGTTTGAACAAGAAACAAGATTCTTATTATGATGCACTTATTACCTTCGATACAGACGATTCCGATAAAAGGGAAAAGCTGAATCAATTTTTGAAACAGCTACAGGAATGGAGACGGAGAGCACGCCAAGGCTCTTTATCCGAATTGATATGGCAAATTTATCGGGAAACCGGCTACTATGATTTCGTCGGAGGGATCCCTGGTGGAAGGCAAAGACAGGCTAATTTACGTGCCCTATATGATCGAGCAAGAAGCTATGAATCTACTTCCTTCCGTGGATTATTCCGTTTTCTACGGTTCATTGAACGAATGGAGGAGCGCGGAGACGATCTAGGTGCAGCTCGCGCGCTTGGAGAACAGGAAGACGTCGTCCGGATTATGACGATTCATAAGAGTAAAGGACTTGAGTTTCCGATTGTTATTCTAGGGGCGATGGATAAGCAGTTTAATGAACAAGACTTAAAGCAAAAATACTTGCTTCATAAAGACTTAGGGTTTGGAAGTAAATACATTGACCCCTTAAAGCGAATTATGTATCCTACATTGGCTTACCATGCTTTAAAGAAAGAGAAGCAACGAGAGCTATTAGCAGAAGAAATGCGCGTTTTATATGTTGCACTGACGAGGGCCAAGGAAAAGTTGGTCATGGTAGGAAATGTTGCTTCCTTCGAAAAGAAACAAGAGAAGTGGCAGGAAATCATCGATCATCCAGAGTGGGTTTTGCCTCCACATTATCGCTTGGAAACAAAAAGCTATTTAGACTGGGTGGCGCCTTCTTTAATCCGCCATGCGACTAATGAAAGCCTTCGTAACGTGGATCTTACCATTCAAGTTCCGGAAGAAATTCGCAATGACCCTTCCTCTTGGAAAGTCGAAATCATGCACGGAAGTGAGCTTGCTAATTTAGTAGAGGAAGACGATGGGAAAGACTTTGATTTACAAGAAGTGATTACGGAGTGGAAACCGATTCCGAATCTTGACAAGGAAACAGATCAAGAGGTGGATCGCATTTTATCCTACAAGTATCCTCACGAAAAGGCGGCGCTACATCGGGCAAAGCAGTCTGTGACCGAACTCAAAAGACAAAGACAGCTACAGGATGCGTACAGTGATCACCAGTTAATCGAAGCTTATAAAGCGCCGATTGTGAAGCGGCCACGTTTTATGCAAAAACAAAAAGCTTTGACTGCTTCTGAGAAGGGAAGCGCTCTTCATACGGTCATGCAACATCTCCCGCTTACGAAAGTATGGTCGGAATCTGAAATTAATGAAATGGTTGCTTCTTATGTAACAAAAGAAATACTAACTGCGGAAGAAGCGGAAACGATTAACGCCAAAGACATTATCACATTTTTAGAATCAGATCTTGGCCAACGAGTGATTGAAGCGGATCAAGTACATCGGGAAATTCCATTTAGTTTTGTGCTTCCGGCACATGAAGTATATGCGGATTGGGAGAAATCGACTTCAGAGCAAGTTTTGATCCAAGGGGTCATCGACTGTGCGATTCCTTTTAAAGATGGTTGGGTGATTATGGACTATAAAACGGATGCCATGCCGAAACAAATAACGGACGCTGTTATGGAGAAGTATGGCAATAGGTATGAAACACAGCTCACGTTATACGGAAGAGCTTTAGAAGAGATATGGAGAAAGCCTGTTTACGAAAAGTATTTGTACTTTTTCAATGGTCCGTTCCAAGTAAAAATGTAG
- a CDS encoding spore germination protein has product MPSAVGPLKINSVSGGVVNFGDSFYLAPKSTSKTSAGAGGFNTGDFINTNIGWSSTNTNDPDGVDQPLAGNA; this is encoded by the coding sequence ATGCCATCCGCAGTAGGACCGTTAAAAATAAATAGTGTAAGTGGTGGAGTCGTTAATTTTGGAGATAGTTTTTATTTAGCACCGAAAAGCACTTCCAAAACAAGCGCTGGTGCTGGAGGGTTTAATACAGGCGACTTTATTAATACGAATATAGGCTGGAGTTCGACGAATACCAATGATCCAGATGGAGTGGATCAACCTCTAGCTGGAAATGCATGA
- a CDS encoding spore germination protein GerPE: MHKRTAHVNQAELNSISYSSIFEVGDSYAFEPKTYAIAVQKSGRPHQSDEGFDFHQFSLFQKEIDTSKMVSEPSRLSVYQHRPSIHVNRVNIIGVSSSSLVQFGVLHHADCASRIKHIRVLSPQQSVMD; encoded by the coding sequence ATGCATAAAAGAACGGCCCACGTAAATCAAGCAGAGTTAAACTCGATTTCCTATAGTTCCATTTTTGAAGTAGGTGACTCCTATGCATTTGAACCTAAGACCTATGCTATTGCCGTTCAGAAGTCTGGCCGCCCACACCAGTCTGATGAAGGATTTGACTTTCACCAGTTTTCCTTGTTCCAAAAGGAGATAGACACTTCTAAGATGGTGTCAGAGCCAAGCAGATTGTCTGTCTATCAGCATCGCCCATCCATTCATGTCAATCGGGTTAACATTATTGGGGTCTCCTCTTCTTCTCTTGTCCAATTCGGTGTGTTACACCATGCGGATTGTGCATCTAGGATAAAGCACATTCGCGTATTAAGTCCGCAACAAAGTGTCATGGATTGA
- a CDS encoding spore gernimation protein GerPD, with protein MMNLEVHNWDLQVGDIQITGVSSSSLFLVGDMEEAKLTSYYDTPPDSYIVGSLVPLGGGSRHA; from the coding sequence ATGATGAATTTGGAGGTTCATAACTGGGATTTACAAGTAGGAGATATACAAATAACCGGAGTTTCCTCCTCTTCCTTATTTTTAGTAGGGGATATGGAGGAAGCAAAGCTTACCTCCTATTACGATACCCCTCCTGACTCCTATATTGTTGGTTCATTAGTACCATTAGGAGGTGGCTCTAGGCATGCATAA
- the gerPC gene encoding spore germination protein GerPC, which yields MHYYNWNDYLQQMRNHLNTQEKRIQELEKRVLEFEESNKNQTIVEKLEYNFDQLKIERLDGTLHIGLSPEELSSMDPSAVQLPHNPIVPFREKQVDPLIQTLNTYASQELPNRIQQLSQDYQVSVNDHLEKEIIEDIRKQFPSRLDYYKREHQLSGDTLFQTLKQEVDHSLQQFFIQEAERGGNDDEFGGS from the coding sequence ATGCATTACTACAATTGGAATGACTACCTTCAACAAATGCGTAACCATCTAAACACACAGGAGAAAAGAATCCAAGAATTAGAAAAACGGGTACTAGAATTTGAAGAAAGTAACAAAAACCAAACAATCGTGGAAAAATTAGAATATAATTTCGATCAATTAAAGATTGAAAGATTGGACGGAACCCTCCATATCGGACTAAGTCCAGAGGAATTGTCCTCAATGGACCCGTCAGCGGTTCAGCTCCCACATAATCCAATAGTTCCCTTCCGTGAAAAGCAAGTGGATCCACTCATTCAAACCTTAAATACTTATGCGAGCCAAGAACTACCTAATAGAATTCAACAGCTATCACAGGATTACCAAGTTTCTGTCAATGATCATTTGGAGAAAGAAATCATCGAGGATATTAGAAAACAGTTCCCAAGCCGTTTGGACTATTATAAAAGGGAACATCAGCTTTCCGGAGATACCCTGTTCCAAACACTGAAACAAGAAGTGGATCATTCTTTGCAGCAATTTTTCATCCAAGAAGCGGAAAGAGGAGGAAATGATGATGAATTTGGAGGTTCATAA
- a CDS encoding spore germination protein GerPB — translation MNITVYQTVHINLLKVENVSNSSVLQIGTAGQIHAQSDLHNTGGFFGEAQQALTEDDIQVPLVPLAPPS, via the coding sequence ATGAATATCACAGTTTACCAAACGGTTCATATTAACCTATTAAAAGTCGAAAATGTCTCCAACTCATCTGTATTACAAATTGGAACAGCCGGACAAATTCATGCTCAATCCGACCTACACAACACAGGCGGATTCTTTGGTGAGGCACAACAAGCATTGACGGAAGACGATATACAAGTCCCACTTGTCCCTTTAGCTCCTCCTTCATAA
- a CDS encoding spore germination protein has protein sequence MPAVVGAIKVISVSSSSIFNVGDVHTMRPESFAKTFAGGGSFNTGNGIHIDLNRSTTYVNDSDVVDQSITD, from the coding sequence ATGCCAGCAGTAGTTGGAGCTATTAAAGTGATAAGTGTTTCATCCTCCAGCATCTTTAATGTCGGGGATGTACACACAATGAGGCCAGAGTCTTTTGCCAAAACTTTTGCTGGAGGCGGTTCTTTCAATACGGGAAATGGGATCCATATTGATTTAAATCGCTCGACGACTTATGTCAATGACTCGGATGTCGTCGATCAATCTATCACCGATTGA
- a CDS encoding DUF418 domain-containing protein, translating into MTQGTPLSERQRLSWIDAARGLAIFGIFMVNTPAFHAPYFLYGEAEQVWSQPFQVLIQNIIDIFFQASFYTLFSFLFGFGIQVMVDRLGEKELPFKRIIARRLGVLLGFGVIHAFLIWHGDILLSYGSIGFFLFAFFRRKDNTLLAWGLALLTIPTLLYTWLLFLVRRYLEGDMTNHSAVNASFDSYGNGSLFDVWTQNYQDWMYTNFGINFIFLIISLLPMFLIGIYFARKKWLHDVATHRRILVRVWWVTLFFFLVGKVAPYALDNPLWLSSYQDTIGGSASAIFYLITITLLYQKVSIAKWLKPLEYVGRMSLSNYLFQSIISFFLYYSIGFGLYGQITPGISVLIVIVIFFLQIMISRLWFRYFYYGPVEWLWRSLTYRQKQKMKKVPLGG; encoded by the coding sequence ATGACACAAGGAACGCCTTTATCGGAAAGGCAACGACTATCTTGGATTGATGCCGCTCGTGGTTTAGCTATCTTCGGTATCTTTATGGTGAACACTCCAGCTTTTCATGCTCCCTACTTTTTGTATGGAGAAGCGGAACAGGTATGGAGTCAGCCTTTTCAAGTTCTTATTCAGAACATCATAGATATTTTCTTTCAAGCAAGCTTCTACACGTTATTTTCCTTCTTGTTTGGTTTTGGAATCCAAGTGATGGTGGACCGGTTAGGAGAAAAAGAACTTCCGTTCAAGCGGATTATAGCTAGGAGGCTTGGGGTGTTGCTCGGCTTTGGCGTGATCCATGCTTTTTTGATTTGGCATGGCGATATTTTATTGTCTTATGGAAGCATAGGTTTTTTCCTTTTTGCTTTCTTTCGTCGGAAGGATAATACGTTACTAGCTTGGGGTCTCGCCTTACTTACCATTCCTACCCTATTATATACATGGCTATTGTTTTTAGTGCGCCGTTATCTAGAAGGGGATATGACAAACCATAGCGCGGTAAATGCATCCTTCGATAGCTACGGAAATGGATCATTATTCGATGTATGGACACAAAATTATCAGGATTGGATGTACACCAATTTTGGGATTAATTTTATTTTTCTCATTATCAGCTTATTACCGATGTTTTTAATAGGGATCTATTTTGCACGAAAAAAGTGGTTACATGACGTGGCTACACATCGACGCATCCTCGTTCGGGTATGGTGGGTGACGTTGTTTTTCTTTTTGGTTGGGAAAGTAGCTCCTTATGCGCTAGATAACCCACTTTGGTTATCGTCGTATCAGGATACAATAGGGGGTTCTGCTTCTGCCATTTTTTATCTGATTACGATAACCCTTTTGTATCAAAAAGTTTCAATCGCTAAATGGTTAAAACCACTCGAGTACGTTGGACGAATGTCTTTATCCAACTATTTATTTCAATCTATTATTAGCTTTTTCTTATACTATTCAATTGGATTCGGTTTGTATGGCCAAATTACCCCAGGAATTAGTGTTCTGATTGTAATCGTCATTTTCTTCTTACAAATTATGATAAGTAGGCTATGGTTCCGCTATTTTTATTATGGTCCGGTGGAATGGTTGTGGAGAAGCTTAACCTACAGACAAAAGCAAAAAATGAAGAAAGTACCACTTGGGGGATAA